Part of the Thermoanaerobaculia bacterium genome is shown below.
GGTGTCGGCGGGCGTGGTGGCGAGCCCGGTTCGCGCCACGCCGAAGCGCACGATGACCGAACCGACGTCGGTGAGGCCGGCGCCCACGAGCCCGTCGTCGTAGGGCATGCCAGTCGCGAGATCCTCGGCGCCGTCGCCGTTGAAATCTCCGGCCGCGACCGACCAGCCGAGTCGATCCTCGCTCTCGGGAACGAAGAAGAACAGATTCTCGTTGCCGAAACTCTGTCCGCGCACCGACGAGAGACCGACGCCGGCGATCTGTGCCGGCGCCTCGGAAGCCGCTGCTATCACCAGGAACAGGCACAGCCAGAGCTGCCACTCGACTTCGGAACGGGACTTTCGCGGGCTCATATCTCACTCCGCGGAAAGCGGCCCGGACAGGGATCATCGCCCCGGCCGCTGCGCATAGAATCAGCGCCAGGATGAGCCCCGAGCGACCGGAGGCGGCGGACGTGACCGTCCTTCTTCAGGCCTGGCGGGCGGGCGACGCCGCGGCGGGCGAAGCCCTTCTCGCCCGTATCTATGAGGAGCTCAAGCGCATCGCCGCGTCGCAGCTCCGGCGGGAGCGCCCCGACCACACGCTGCAGACGACAGCCCTCGTCCACGAGGCGTTCCTCCGCCTGGTCGACCAGCGCGGCGTCGACTGGCGCGACCGCACCCACTTCTTCGGGCTCGCCGCGAGCATGATGCGCCGGGTCCTGATCGATCACGTGCGCGCCCGGCGGGCGCAGAAGCGCAGCGCCCCGGACGATCCACCGCCCGTGGCCGACGAGTCCGCAATCCGCGACGTCGAGCTCCTCGATCTCGATCGCGCCCTGTCGGCGCTCGCGGAGACCCATCCGCGGCAGGCG
Proteins encoded:
- a CDS encoding sigma-70 family RNA polymerase sigma factor; this translates as MSPERPEAADVTVLLQAWRAGDAAAGEALLARIYEELKRIAASQLRRERPDHTLQTTALVHEAFLRLVDQRGVDWRDRTHFFGLAASMMRRVLIDHVRARRAQKRSAPDDPPPVADESAIRDVELLDLDRALSALAETHPRQARVVEMRYFADLDVDEVAHCLNVSAPTIKRDWQFARAWLNAELQDRRTLP